Proteins encoded within one genomic window of Streptomyces profundus:
- a CDS encoding DinB family protein has protein sequence MTTPEAELCRWQFDLTWALFDYHLQRLEPDDFLWEPGPLCWTLHLGADGIWVPDWADTEPDPVPVPTIGWLSWHIGWWWSVTMDHARGRTPREREEIRWPGPGEPTVAWLRALRAEWLDTLTTLDPSTLAAPATFPWRDGPRYPGTHQLAWVNTELTKNVAEIGQLRLMRAAASPDLARPADLP, from the coding sequence ATGACCACACCCGAAGCGGAACTGTGCCGCTGGCAGTTCGACCTCACCTGGGCGCTCTTCGACTACCACCTCCAGCGACTGGAACCCGACGACTTCCTCTGGGAGCCGGGTCCTCTCTGTTGGACGCTCCACCTCGGCGCGGACGGCATCTGGGTCCCCGACTGGGCCGACACCGAACCCGACCCCGTCCCGGTGCCCACCATCGGCTGGCTCAGCTGGCATATCGGCTGGTGGTGGAGCGTGACCATGGATCACGCGCGGGGGCGCACGCCCCGGGAGCGCGAGGAGATCCGCTGGCCGGGCCCCGGCGAGCCGACCGTCGCATGGCTCCGCGCCCTGCGCGCGGAATGGCTCGACACCCTCACCACCCTCGACCCGTCCACCCTCGCCGCCCCAGCCACCTTCCCCTGGCGGGACGGCCCCCGCTACCCCGGAACGCACCAACTCGCCTGGGTCAACACCGAACTGACCAAGAACGTCGCGGAAATCGGCCAACTCCGCCTGATGCGTGCGGCGGCCTCGCCCGACCTCGCCCGACCCGCCGACCTCCCGTAG